From the genome of Leptolyngbyaceae cyanobacterium:
CCTAACGGTCAGGTTATTGATAGCCTTGCCAACGGTACAAAAGTAACGGTGATTGGTAATCCAGTAGCGGCGGGTGGCAGGAATTGGCTGCCAATTGGGGAAAACCGTTGGGTTGCTTCTGAGTATTTAGTTAAGGAAGCCTCAGGTAACAGCAATCATCCCACAGGAACGGCTAAAGTGGTGGCTACTCAAACTAATGAAACGATCGGCGGTGGGTTAAAAGTTTATCGTACTCAATTGATCGATAATACGGGGAAAGTTGTCAACACGGTGCGGTGCGTTTCTGGCAGAATTGGCAACCAAACTCCCACCAACCAACCCGGTTCGCAA
Proteins encoded in this window:
- a CDS encoding SH3 domain-containing protein, producing MNYTAIVKTQGDQLNVRSSPNGQVIDSLANGTKVTVIGNPVAAGGRNWLPIGENRWVASEYLVKEASGNSNHPTGTAKVVATQTNETIGGGLKVYRTQLIDNTGKVVNTVRCVSGRIGNQTPTNQPGSQSPIPFGVFKFDKPGSVEAAGGEFGGVWSPVTPTFPTRRSGMGVHYDPSALKNNSQTGTAGCLATPTIEEREIMTNFIRTYKPTHLIVQKA